Proteins encoded within one genomic window of Chitinophaga parva:
- a CDS encoding DUF3108 domain-containing protein produces MKRCLLVLLGILLLSSARAQDFCGLRNTAYHAGESFTLKVFYNLGRIYVGAGEAVMTINNEKLDGKDVYHIVAAGKTYRSYDWIFKVRDTYQTYIDTATLQPYKFVRDVNEGGYKINANVTFDRESNTATSTKTKITVPHCVQDVVSAVYYARNIDFNKYKVNDKITFSMYLDDQVYEIYIRYLGKEEVDTRFGKFRAIKFKPLLLKGTAFTGGEQMTVWVSDDENKIPLRIDSPISVGSIKVDMIDYKNLRYPFTSLLGKR; encoded by the coding sequence ATGAAGCGTTGTTTACTTGTACTCCTCGGTATCCTTCTACTTAGCTCCGCACGGGCCCAGGACTTTTGCGGCTTGCGCAACACCGCTTACCACGCCGGTGAATCCTTTACCCTCAAAGTATTTTACAATCTCGGCCGCATTTATGTAGGCGCCGGAGAGGCCGTAATGACCATCAACAATGAAAAGCTCGATGGCAAGGACGTGTACCACATCGTTGCTGCCGGCAAAACCTACCGGTCTTACGACTGGATCTTCAAAGTACGGGATACCTACCAGACCTATATAGACACTGCTACCCTCCAGCCCTATAAGTTTGTGCGCGATGTGAACGAAGGCGGTTATAAGATCAATGCCAACGTGACCTTTGACCGGGAAAGCAATACCGCAACCAGTACCAAGACCAAGATCACCGTGCCCCATTGTGTGCAGGATGTGGTGAGCGCCGTATATTATGCCCGCAATATTGATTTCAATAAATATAAGGTGAACGATAAGATCACCTTTTCCATGTACCTGGATGACCAGGTGTACGAGATCTATATCCGCTACCTGGGCAAGGAGGAAGTGGATACCCGCTTTGGGAAGTTCCGCGCCATCAAGTTCAAGCCCCTCCTGCTCAAAGGTACCGCCTTTACCGGGGGAGAGCAGATGACGGTATGGGTGAGCGATGATGAGAACAAGATACCCCTGCGCATAGACAGCCCCATTTCCGTGGGCAGCATCAAGGTGGATATGATCGACTA
- a CDS encoding lysylphosphatidylglycerol synthase transmembrane domain-containing protein: MPKFIRLDKSTKTILKYGLGTVLFVVLAYLIYRQVKQQPDLDEAYRVMRQNLTFRSVVRILTVQLLLMLVNWGIEAWKWQLLVKRLEAISFLRAFRATLAGVSISITTPNRVGEYGGRILYLKNKNKLKGIAVTIVSSFSQLITTIIFGLIGLAYYLYYYSLSAGSEAVMSAGWEKFFVVLLILICIFTIILYFRLPWIVTLFEKIPRLRKVRIFVAIVARYKPRELSILLLLSAVRYVVFSAQYLILLRALGVEIVWWQGFLMNCVIYLALAIIPTFAMAELGIRGQVSVYIMRQLTTNTAGVIYATAAIWVINLCIPAVLGIVLLLGVKIFREK; encoded by the coding sequence TTGCCCAAATTTATTCGTCTGGACAAAAGTACAAAAACAATCCTCAAATACGGGCTAGGCACGGTTTTATTTGTAGTGCTGGCTTACCTCATCTACCGGCAGGTAAAGCAGCAACCCGATCTTGATGAGGCCTATCGCGTAATGCGGCAGAACCTCACTTTCAGGTCCGTGGTACGCATACTTACCGTGCAGCTGTTGCTGATGCTGGTGAACTGGGGGATTGAAGCCTGGAAATGGCAGTTGCTGGTGAAGCGGCTGGAAGCCATCAGCTTCCTCAGGGCCTTCCGGGCCACTTTGGCCGGCGTGTCCATCAGTATCACCACGCCCAACCGGGTGGGGGAGTATGGGGGAAGGATACTGTACCTCAAGAATAAGAACAAGCTTAAGGGCATTGCCGTGACCATTGTAAGTAGCTTCAGCCAGTTGATCACTACTATTATCTTTGGGTTAATTGGCCTGGCCTACTATCTCTACTATTATTCCTTAAGTGCAGGCAGTGAGGCAGTTATGTCTGCCGGATGGGAGAAATTCTTCGTGGTGCTCCTCATCCTTATTTGCATATTCACGATAATCCTTTACTTTCGGCTTCCATGGATTGTGACCTTGTTTGAAAAAATACCCAGGCTTCGCAAAGTCCGCATTTTTGTAGCCATTGTAGCACGCTACAAGCCCCGTGAATTAAGCATTTTACTCCTCCTATCCGCTGTACGGTACGTGGTCTTCTCGGCACAGTATTTGATTTTGCTTCGGGCACTGGGGGTGGAAATCGTGTGGTGGCAAGGGTTTTTAATGAACTGTGTGATCTACCTGGCCCTGGCAATCATCCCCACGTTTGCCATGGCCGAACTAGGGATAAGAGGGCAGGTAAGCGTTTATATAATGCGCCAGCTCACTACCAATACTGCAGGGGTCATTTATGCAACTGCAGCTATCTGGGTCATCAACCTTTGTATACCCGCTGTGCTGGGAATTGTTCTGCTGCTGGGCGTTAAAATATTCAGGGAAAAATAG